The Gloeocapsa sp. PCC 73106 DNA segment AATTACGGGTACTCTTTGCATAGGAGATAATCCTTAAGAGAAAAAGTTTAAGTCCCTTCGCCCACCTAACTAACCATGTCCTGTCTTTAAGAGCACCCGAACCAATCGGGTTTAGATGAAATCCGAACTAGGGAAGTATTCGGAAGTCTGTAAGATAGTTAGGCTCTGCGGGCTATTCACCGTTGTTAACCAAATTGGTTTGGTCAATCCCTGTACCTTTAGGTCAGAGTTGGTGAAAGTAACTTCAAAGGCTAACAGAAATTTACACCTAGTTTAGCTTAACTCAAAGTAATTTTATTGTTATGCTTAAGTGTAAGATGCCACAAACCAAATTTTAACCTATGCAGGAATTCTTTGAGAATGTCTCCCGCTATCCGCGCTATCTAATTAGTTTAATTCTGGGAATTTTTATCGCTTTTTTCGAGAGACTAAAGCCTTTCTTCGAAAATCCCTTGAGTGCGATCGCTCTAACAGCGGCTTTGGTTGCTTCTCTGGCTTTTCTCTTTTTCACTATGCGAGCTATGTTAGGATTCAGCGTGGTTTAAAATGTCTGTGATCCTATCTCTCATCGCTACTGAGTTATCTTTACAACACCAACAGGTAAAAAATGCTCTAGATTTACTCCAACAAGGAGCAACGATACCCTTTGTCGCTCGCTATCGCAAGGAAAAAACGGACAATCTAGACGAAACCCAATTAAGAGACATAGAAGCGCGCTATCAATATCTAAACTCACTCGAGGAGCGAAAACAGGTCATATTAGAGTCCATCGCTTCCCAAGATAAACTCACTCCTGCACTACAAGCGCAAATAGAAAACTGTTGGCAAAAAAATACCCTAGAAGATCTCTATTTACCCTACAAACCCAAGCGTCGTACTAAAGCAGCGATCGCCCGAGAAAAGGGGTTAACAGAATTAGCAGAATCTATCCAATCTCTCAATCATCCTCAGGGGAAAACGGTTAATTTAGACCAATTAGCTCAAGATTACAGCTCCATACCTCCTAAGGAAGCTCTAGAGGGAGTCTCCGATATCATAGCCGAGGAAATAGCTTCTAAAGCCGAAGTGAGGACCTATCTCCGGGATTACCTCTCCAAAGAGGCAAGATTTACCACTACTATTAAATCAGAACATCCCGAAGGAAGCACTAAATACGAAATGTACCGTAACTTTGGGATGAGCGTGGCGAAGATCGCTCCTCATCAACTTTTGGCGATGTTTCGCGGCGAAAACGAAGGAATTTTAACTTTAGGACTAGATTATGATCAAGAGGTGGTACTATCTCGATTAGCGGTCAAGGAAATCAAAACCAAACAACAGCAACTGCGAGAATTTTATCAAGAAATAATTAAAGATAGCTGGAAAAGACTGATTGAACCTTCTTTAATTCGAGAAATTAGAGCAGATGGCAAACAAAAAGCAGATTTAGCCTCAGTAGAAACTTTTGCAGCTAATTTAAAACAATTATTACTCGCTCCTCCCGCAGGAATGAAGCCCACTTTAGGGGTAGATCCAGGGTTGCGCACAGGGTGTAAGCTGGCTATTCTGTCAGAAACGGGTAAATTCTGTCAATATCAGGTAATCTATCCCCACTCGGGTAGTAATAAAAGAGCAGAAGCAGCTAATTTAGTTAAAGATTTACTGAATCAATACCGGGTAGAATTAATTGCGATCGGCAATGGTACCGCGTCGAGGGAAACAGCCGCATTTATCTCAGAAGTATTAGAGACTTTAACCCATAAGCCAGAAATGGTTATTGTCAGTGAAGCGGGTGCTTCTATCTATTCAGCGAGTGTCATAGCTAAGGAAGAATTCCCCGATTTAGATGTAACTATTAGGGGAGCGATTAGCATCGGTAGACGTTTACAAGATCCTTTAGCCGAGTTAGTCAAGATTGACCCCAAATCTATCGGTGTAGGACAATATCAACATGACGTAGATCAAAAATTACTGCGCCAAAAACTCACAGAAACAGTAGAAAGCTGCGTTAATTACGTGGGTGTAGACTTAAATACGGCATCTAAAGAGCTATTAAGCTATGTTTCAGGAATTAACCCCAGTCTAGCTAATAATATCGTTAAATATCGAGAGAGTAATGGGGCTTTTCTCAATCGCAGAGAGTTGTTAAAGGTCCCTAAATTGGGAAATAAAGCCTTTGAACAAGCAGCGGGATTTTTACGCATTCGCAACGGGAATAATCCTTTGGATAATACAGCAGTCCACCCAGAGAGCTATCCGGTGGTAGAGAGGATATTAGCGTCTTTAAATGTTCCTTTGACTCAAATTAGTAAACTGAGTTCGGAAACTAAGAAAATCAATCTGGAACAATTCGTTACCCCAAGCATTGGATTATTTACGCTTCAAGACGTTTGGAGTGAGTTAGAAAAACCAGGACGAGATCCGCGATCGCTCTTCCAAAGCGTTGATTTTAAACCAGGAATTAAAGAAATTCAAGACGTGGAAGCGGGGATGGAGTTAACGGGAGTGGTAGCTAATGTCGTTAATTTTGGCGCTTTTGTAGATATTGGTGTCCATCAAGACGGTTTAGTGCATATCTCAGAATTAGCAGATTATTTCGTCCGCGATCCTCAAGAAGTAGTAAAAGTAGGACAAATAGTTAAGGTAAAAGTATTAGAGGTGAATCTGGTGCTTAAACGTATAAGTCTCTCTCTCAAGCAGTAAAGAAGTATTTTCTGATAAAATAGACGAAAATTAGAGTTTAATAGCTACCCATGCCCAATTCTCTCGAGGATTATGCCTACTTTGATAATTTACCCGCCAGAATTGATAATGGCGATCGCTCAGCTCAAATCGCTTTCGGTAAGCATATCCATTGGGGTTACTGGGAAAACCCGCAGTTAGCTAAAGGAACTTTGGAGGATTTTGCCGAAGCTGCAGAAAAATTAAGCGCCAAAATGGTAGCCATCTCCCAGATTACTAACCAAATGAAAATATTAGACGCAGGTTGTGGTTTTGGAGGGACTATTAGCTATTTAAACGAGCATTTTGAGCATCTTAATCTGACTGGAATTAACATAGACGGGGAACAAGTAAAACGCGCGCGTCAACAAATAACCCCCAAATCTGATAATACTATTAATTTTTATCAAGCCAATGCTTGTCAAATACCTCTAGAAATTCAAGACTACGATCGCCTGTTAGCGGTTGAGTGTATTTTCGCTTTTCCTAGTCGTGAGCAATTTTTTCGCGAAGCTTACCGTCTGCTCAAACCAGGAGGAAAGTTAACTATCTGTGATTTTCTTCCTGTAGCTTGGTTTTCAGGAATATGGCAATTTTGGGAAGCTCAAATCAATGCTAAAGTAGTCCAAACCTATGGTAATCGCGGCGTTAATTTTATTTCCCACTCTCAATATCAAGATATAGCCGCTACTACTGGATTTAAATCAGCTACAGTGGTAGATATTACCAAAAATACCCTACCTACCTACCCAGTAGTAAATCGTCTGATGAAAGAGGCTAATCCTGAGTCTACAATAGCTAGTACTACCGAAGGGTTGGCTCTAATTAGTCGCCTGGGATTGATGCGTTATCTGATTTTAGACTTTGTTAAACAATGAACATTATTACTAACTTACTGTTTCCTCAAGTTAAAACCGTCCCCTCTAATACCCCCCGCTTGCGCAAAAGTCGCCGTGGTGTAGAAATTAAATCTGCAGCAGAAATAGAAATTATGCGCACCAGTGGGAAGATTGTG contains these protein-coding regions:
- a CDS encoding DUF751 family protein, which gives rise to MQEFFENVSRYPRYLISLILGIFIAFFERLKPFFENPLSAIALTAALVASLAFLFFTMRAMLGFSVV
- a CDS encoding Tex family protein, producing the protein MSVILSLIATELSLQHQQVKNALDLLQQGATIPFVARYRKEKTDNLDETQLRDIEARYQYLNSLEERKQVILESIASQDKLTPALQAQIENCWQKNTLEDLYLPYKPKRRTKAAIAREKGLTELAESIQSLNHPQGKTVNLDQLAQDYSSIPPKEALEGVSDIIAEEIASKAEVRTYLRDYLSKEARFTTTIKSEHPEGSTKYEMYRNFGMSVAKIAPHQLLAMFRGENEGILTLGLDYDQEVVLSRLAVKEIKTKQQQLREFYQEIIKDSWKRLIEPSLIREIRADGKQKADLASVETFAANLKQLLLAPPAGMKPTLGVDPGLRTGCKLAILSETGKFCQYQVIYPHSGSNKRAEAANLVKDLLNQYRVELIAIGNGTASRETAAFISEVLETLTHKPEMVIVSEAGASIYSASVIAKEEFPDLDVTIRGAISIGRRLQDPLAELVKIDPKSIGVGQYQHDVDQKLLRQKLTETVESCVNYVGVDLNTASKELLSYVSGINPSLANNIVKYRESNGAFLNRRELLKVPKLGNKAFEQAAGFLRIRNGNNPLDNTAVHPESYPVVERILASLNVPLTQISKLSSETKKINLEQFVTPSIGLFTLQDVWSELEKPGRDPRSLFQSVDFKPGIKEIQDVEAGMELTGVVANVVNFGAFVDIGVHQDGLVHISELADYFVRDPQEVVKVGQIVKVKVLEVNLVLKRISLSLKQ
- a CDS encoding class I SAM-dependent methyltransferase; amino-acid sequence: MPNSLEDYAYFDNLPARIDNGDRSAQIAFGKHIHWGYWENPQLAKGTLEDFAEAAEKLSAKMVAISQITNQMKILDAGCGFGGTISYLNEHFEHLNLTGINIDGEQVKRARQQITPKSDNTINFYQANACQIPLEIQDYDRLLAVECIFAFPSREQFFREAYRLLKPGGKLTICDFLPVAWFSGIWQFWEAQINAKVVQTYGNRGVNFISHSQYQDIAATTGFKSATVVDITKNTLPTYPVVNRLMKEANPESTIASTTEGLALISRLGLMRYLILDFVKQ